The Pleurocapsa minor HA4230-MV1 nucleotide sequence CTCTTAGGCTTCTTGAAGAGACGCAACCTCAATTAGTAATTATGGACATCATGATGCCTGGAGTTAGCGGTATTGAAGTTTCTCGTAGCATCAAACAACAGCCAAGTTATGAGACTTTACCAATTTTGCTCGTATCTGCTGTAGATCGCCTCAAAGAACAGCAACTTAACTATAGCCAAGCTAATGGAGTTCTTTACAAGCCTTTTGATCTTGACAATCTGCTTGACAGAATCGCCCAGCTAACTGGCGATCGCCAATTTCGGCTAAATTTTTGGGAAACTTCATCTTTTAATTGCTGTTTGCAAAGCTAATTATTTAAGCTGTATTGGAAATATGAGAATAGACAATTTGCTCTAATTCTTCCAATAGGTATGGCTTAAGTAAGCAGCCATCAAAGCCAGCATTCTTAATCATTTCTTGCTCCCTGTCTCCAGCTAGAGCGGTAACTGCAATTACAGGAATAGATTTTGTTAGCCAATCGAGCCGTAAGATTTTTAATAGCTCTAGACCACTAATTTCAGGCATTCTAACATCTAGCAGAATTAAATCTGGCTGTCGCTGCTGTGCCAGTGATAAAGCCGTTAAGGCGTTTTCAGCAATTAAACAATGATAATTAAATAAGCTCAGAGCCGTATAAATATAAGTCAAATTATCTTTATCGTCTTCTACGACGAGGATAGTTGCTTTAAATGAGTTTTCTTGAGAAATTGGCGTTAGTGTAGTATACATTGATAATATATATCTCCTAGCTACAATAACGCCTCCTCAAAATGAGAAATGAACTCAATTTCCATCTGAGAAGGGGTTTCGTTGATTGATTGTATGTTGCTTATGCCAAGTCGCTCACTTGAGATAAACAGCCATATCATTTAGCTTAATTCTATGATCTTAAATCTTATTAAGCAAATTCATCTTTTCTATTCATCAAAGTATAATATCGCAATTAAAAAGTATTACCAATTAATTACGCTTAGTTTGACGTATTTGAGGCATTTCATTCAGCAAAGCCAAAATACCAGTAAAATTATGTTCCAAGGTAGTATCAATCGTAAGATCGATAACTTCAACTCCCAAATTGTGTCTGATTTTAGCAATCACTTCGCTTTTAATGATGCGATCGATACGAATGCGCAGATCGCTGACAAAATTTTGATCCTCAGAATTATTTAACAGCCTTTCCAAAGAAGTGACGGAATTTTCCACAACGATCGCAACTTGTTGACCAAATATATGACAACTAATTTTGCCTACCCGACAGCTTAATTGATCTCGGTATAAAGCTTGGATAGATTGAGAAAGATTACGCTCCATTTCACCACGACTAGGAACATTGTTTGCCATTTTCGCTTTTAATTAATTATTCAAGTTTTGATTAGATGAAATAAAAAATTAATCAAACAGCTTTCATAGTGTCTGATTCCCTAGCGTTTGAAGAGTTAGGGACGGTTGTATTGCTTATTCCTATACAATCTTAACTAAATAATAAAGGTTTTAATAATAGGGTCAGATGAGTAATAACCGAATATAACTATTGGCTTTTTGTACAGAACAAAAAAAGAAAAAAAGAAAAAAGAAAAAAGAGTTGCACTAATAAGCTAGAACAGGTTTTGATTAAAAGTAACTACTGAAGACTAAAAAATTGTCTAGATAATATAAATAAAAGCAAATTAGCGATCGCTGTGACAAAATACAATCGGCGATCGCTAATTAAATAGCAGAATAAAAAAAAGTTAATTACTTAAGCTACAAATTCTTTCTCAGTTGCAGCTCCTTCAGCTGCTCTAAAGGTAGGTGAGACCACTTCAGAGAAACCAAAGTCATCTGAAGTAATTACATCAGGAGAAACTCCAGTTAAATTGGCAATCACACCACCAAAGCTAGAAATTGTAGTACCAGTGCCACCAGTAGTACTTGCAGTGATAGTTAGATCGTCAAAAGTTAATCCATTGGTTAATAAAATCTGATCTGATCCATCTACAAAATCAAAAATTCTATCTTGACCATCACCGATTACAAAAAGATCATCACCCCTTCCGCCATACAGAGAGTCATTTCCTGCTTCACCCCCTAGGGTATCATTACCATTTTCACTTCTTAAGACATCATTACCATCTCCACCTCGTAGTAGATCATCGCCTGCACCTCCAGTCATAAAATCGTTACCAGCATCCCCTAAGAGATTATCTTTTTGCCCCCCACCTGTAATAGAATCGTTACCAGCCAATCCCTGAATATAGTCTGATTCTCCCGTTCCTGTTAGTCTTTCTGAGCCATCAGTACCATTGATACCGTTAAAGATGCTGATTGCTAAGTCATACTCTCCAATGCTAAAACCTTCGCCAGAGTTTTCTACATTGGGATCGTAATCGAAATTAGCATAACTACTCACGCCAACATAGTAATCACCTGAATTGGCAGCAGTGTATGCCAAGTAAGAATCGAAACTGAAATCTTCAAAAGGCCCTTGACCATCATCATTGATAGCTTGTTGGCTGCTAGCAGAGTCAAATACTCGTAGTACAGAATCTAAATCAGAGCCATTTTCCCGCGCTTCAGTATTGAGAGTGACCACATCTCCTTGATCTAGCTGCAATTTGATGAAATCGACATCGGAAGTTGATTCGATCTCACCACTGAGAACTGCGGCATTTCCAGGAGAGGTTAATCCGCTATCGTTTGCAGTGCTAATAGTATTGTTCGGTTCAATTATAGACATTTGTTTGGCTCCAAAAAATTATGTTTTTC carries:
- a CDS encoding response regulator, translated to MSNFILVVEDNDDLQILFRLVLESEGYEVAIADNGKDALRLLEETQPQLVIMDIMMPGVSGIEVSRSIKQQPSYETLPILLVSAVDRLKEQQLNYSQANGVLYKPFDLDNLLDRIAQLTGDRQFRLNFWETSSFNCCLQS
- a CDS encoding response regulator translates to MYTTLTPISQENSFKATILVVEDDKDNLTYIYTALSLFNYHCLIAENALTALSLAQQRQPDLILLDVRMPEISGLELLKILRLDWLTKSIPVIAVTALAGDREQEMIKNAGFDGCLLKPYLLEELEQIVYSHISNTA
- a CDS encoding DUF2294 domain-containing protein is translated as MANNVPSRGEMERNLSQSIQALYRDQLSCRVGKISCHIFGQQVAIVVENSVTSLERLLNNSEDQNFVSDLRIRIDRIIKSEVIAKIRHNLGVEVIDLTIDTTLEHNFTGILALLNEMPQIRQTKRN
- a CDS encoding DVUA0089 family protein, with amino-acid sequence MSIIEPNNTISTANDSGLTSPGNAAVLSGEIESTSDVDFIKLQLDQGDVVTLNTEARENGSDLDSVLRVFDSASSQQAINDDGQGPFEDFSFDSYLAYTAANSGDYYVGVSSYANFDYDPNVENSGEGFSIGEYDLAISIFNGINGTDGSERLTGTGESDYIQGLAGNDSITGGGQKDNLLGDAGNDFMTGGAGDDLLRGGDGNDVLRSENGNDTLGGEAGNDSLYGGRGDDLFVIGDGQDRIFDFVDGSDQILLTNGLTFDDLTITASTTGGTGTTISSFGGVIANLTGVSPDVITSDDFGFSEVVSPTFRAAEGAATEKEFVA